A segment of the Calditrichota bacterium genome:
GGAAGAGAACCGGCGGGTCTGCCTCTCCCCTTGCCAGGCGCACCAGTGCCGGGCCGTTCTTCCCAAAGATTTTCTTCAAGGTTTTTTCGGAAGCCGCAGCTAATTGTCCGATGGTCAAAATCCCCAGCTTTTCCAGGGCGGTTTGCGTCTGTTTCCCCACGCCCCACATGGCTGATACCGGAAGCGGGTAGATTTTTGTGGCAATTTCTTCAGGACGAATCAGGGTGAACCCGTCCGGCTTGTTTAAATCGGAGGCCATTTTGGCCATGATTTTGTTGGGAGCGATACCGATGGTGGCCGTTACTCCCAGTTCTTGCCGGATGGTGGCTTTCAGTGTTCGCGCCAAATTTTCCTCCGATCCGTAGATCCAGACACTGCCGGTAATATCCACAAAGGCCTCGTCTACCGAAACCGGTTCTACCTGTGGTGAAAATCGAAGAAGAATTTTTATAAGCTGCCGGGAGGCGCTGGCGTATTTGCTGCCGTTCCCCTCAACAAAAATTCCCTGGGGGCATCTCCGCAAAGCCTCCTGAATGGGCATGGCGGAGTGTACCCCGTAAACCCGCGCCTCGTACGAGCAGGTAGAAACCACCCCTCGGCTTTCTAACGTCCCTCCAACAATCACCGGCCGTCCCCGCAAAAGCGGGTTATCCCGCTGCTCAAGGGACGCAAAAAAGGCGTCCATATCAACGTGCAGAATGACTTTCATTTTTTTCATTTTGGATTTTCTTTACGCCACACATTCAGGAAATGTTTACCCGTCCATGCACACGCGGGTCAGTTCCCAGGACATCCGATCTGCATTGTAACAGAGTTCAAAGCAATCGGGACTCCCGGCACTCACAGAATAGTGGAAAAATTTATTTCTTCCTTCGTCACTGACCCATCTCCCGTGCACCCGGTCAATTTTGTACACCCGGTTGTTCCACCGGAATTTCAGGGGCTGCATGGAGCCGTTGCGGAAAAGGGTAATCACTTCCACGGGCTCGCGAATGTCTTCAAAAACCATCTGCACCTCCTGAAAACAAGTTTGAGACTAAGATTAAGGCTGAGATTAAGAAGGAAAGCTCCATTTCGAATGAACCTCCTCAATCTTAATCTCAATCTTAATCTCAACCTATTTTTACATTTTCCGGATCAGGCCCGTTACTTTGCCTGCAATGCGGAATTCCTCCCCGTCCGGCCGCACCACAATGGGCTGGTAGGCCTCGTTAGCCGGCTGCAGGCGCACGTGGTCACCCTCCGGAAAATAGTACTTCACCGTGGCTTCGTCGCCAATAATCGCCACCACAATGTCACCGCGCTGGGCCGTGGCCTGCTGGCGGGCAATCACCACGTCCCCGTCGAAAATGCCGGCGTCTTTCATGCTGTCCCCTTGCACGCGCAGGGCAAAGTAGCCTTCGCCGCCGAAGAAATTTTCGT
Coding sequences within it:
- the dinB gene encoding DNA polymerase IV; the protein is MKKMKVILHVDMDAFFASLEQRDNPLLRGRPVIVGGTLESRGVVSTCSYEARVYGVHSAMPIQEALRRCPQGIFVEGNGSKYASASRQLIKILLRFSPQVEPVSVDEAFVDITGSVWIYGSEENLARTLKATIRQELGVTATIGIAPNKIMAKMASDLNKPDGFTLIRPEEIATKIYPLPVSAMWGVGKQTQTALEKLGILTIGQLAAASEKTLKKIFGKNGPALVRLARGEADPPVLFPSEFPDEKSIGQEHTFGRDTDNVDELTAELLLLAQKVGRRMRKRGFVGKRVTLKYRYENFETHTHQMTLFTPTNMDDVIFLSACKLLEEKVPKGRKIRLLGISVSQLRHQNEAFCQPLSLFQAEKGEKRRQLFSTLDHLKDYYGEMVIMQASILKLK